GGCGGCGGGCCGCGGCACCCACCTCGCGGGCCTCGGCGGGGTCGGCGAGCCAGCGCCGCGCCGTGGCGGCCAGCACCTCCGGCCGGCTGGAGACCACACCGGTCCCGGGCGGCACCGCCTCGGGCGCGGCGGTGGCCGCGACGACGAGCACCGGCATGCCGAGGGTCATGGCCTCGAGCAGCGCCAGCCCCAGGGACGTCCACCGGTACGGGTGCAGGTAGGCCCGGTGGGCGGCCAGGGCGGTGTGCATCTCCTCCTGACCGAGGTCGTGCAGGTGGCCGGTCAGCGCCGGGGCCCGGGCGGCCAGCGCCCCGGTCTGCATCCCGAACACCGACAGCGGCACCTGCGCGCCGAGGCGCAGCAGCAGGTCGGTGCCGGCCACCCGCCACCGCCGCACCGGCTCGTTGACGACGGCCCCGACCCGCTCGGTCTCGCCGGTGTACCGGTGCCCCGGGTCGGGGACGCCGTGCTCCACGACACAGGTCGGGGCGACCCCGGTGTCCCACACCAGGGCGTTGAACGCGGTGACGTGGACCACGGGGATGTCGTCTCGGCCGGCGAGCGGGTGCACCGTCTCCACCGCGGGCCCGCGCGGGGTGTTGTGCTCCACGTAGACGGCCGGGACGTCGCGGCCGGCCCGTAGTCCCGTCCACTGCTCGAGGAGGTCCAGCTCCTCCGGCCGCTGGAGGACGACGACGTCGAAGCCGTCGTCCCGCAGCTGGGCGGGGCTGACCTCCACCGCCGCGGCCGGCCAGTCCCAGGTCTGCGCCCGGCCCCGCCCCTGCGGTCCCCGGCCGGGGACGACGGGGATGAGGTAGGTGTCGGGGCCGGCGACGAACGACGTCATCCACGACCCGTGCACGTGCCAGACGAGGATCCTCATCGCAGCGCCTCCCGGACCGTGGTGCCGGTCAGCACGGCCACCGCGGCGAGGACGTCGGCCGCGTCCACCGAGTCCAGACACGGGTGCCCGGGGACCGGACAGTCCCGAGCCCGGGAGCCGGCGCACGCGGCCCCTTGGTCGCCGAGCACCACAGTGGGGACCCCCCACGGGGCCCAGCGCTCGACGGGCACGACGGGGGAGAACAACGAGACCACCGGGGTGCCCACGGCGGCGGCCAGGTGCGCCGGCCCGGTGTTGCCGACGACCACGCACGCGGCCCCGGCGAGCACGGCGGCGAGCTCGGCGAAGGAGGTGCGCCCGCCCAGGTCGACCGCGCCGCGGCCGGCGGCGACCGCGGTGAGCGGGCGCTCCGAGGGGCTGCCGGTGACGACGACCGGCCACCCGGCCGAGCCGAGCGCTGCGGCGATGCGCTGGACCTGGTCGGGTCCGAGCGCGCGGGATGGCACCGAGGCGCCGGGGTGCAGGACGACGTAGCCGGGCTCGGGGACGAGGCCCCGGACGTCGGGCAGGGGGCCGCGGACCCGCAGGTCCTCGCCGTCCTGCCGGCCGCCGGCGGCGACGGCGAGGTCGAGGGCGGCGCGGACCTCGTGCAGCCCGTCGGCACGGCGGTGCCGCAGGTCCAGCAGCGAGCCGGGGTAGTCCTCGCTCGTCGCCGCGACGAAGGGGATCGCGGCCATGCGGGCGAGCAGCGCCATCGGCAGGGGGCTCTGGTGGAACGAGGTGAACACGACCGCGGCGTCGTAGCGGCGACCGGCGAGGTCCTGGACGAGCGCGTCCACCGCGGGCCGGTCCACCGGCGGCGGCCGGAACCCGCTCCACGGGGCGTCGAAGACGAGGACGTCTTCGACACCGGGCAGTAGCCGCGCTGCGGCGCTGCCAGCCGGTGAGACGAGCAGGTCCACCTGCTCGGCCGCGGCCGCCAGTGCCCGGACCGCCGGGCCGGTGAGCAGCACGTCGCCGTCGCTGTCCAGGCGCACGGCCAGCACCCGGGTCATCGAGACACCCCCACGAGCAGGTCCACGGCGGTGCCGAGGTCCGGGGCGACGACGGGCGCGGCGGCCACCTCCTGCGTCCGGGTGACGTCGGTGGGCACGAGCACCGCCCGGGCGCCGGCCGCGACGGCCGCCCCGACGTCGGCGCCGATGTCCCCCACCACGGCGCACTCGTACGGAGCGACGCCCAGCGCGGCGGCCGCCCGCAGCACCATGAGCGGTCCGGGCTTGCGGCACGGGCAGCCGTCGTCCGGCCCGTGCGGGCAGACCTCGACGACCTCCAGGCCGCCCAGCTCGTCGGACACGCGTGCGTTGACGGCGTCGACCTGGTCGCGGGTCAGCAGACCCCTGGCGACACCGGACTGGTTCGACACCATTCCCACCCGCAGCCCGGCGGCTCGCAGCCGGTCCACAGCCGCACGTGCCCCGGGCACCGTGCGGACGGCGGCCGGGTCGCCGTTGTAGGGGACGTCGTGGACGACCGTCCCGTCCCGGTCGAGGAGCACGGCCCGAAGCGGCGGCGGCCACGGTGGTGCGCCGTGGTGCGCCAGGGTGCCGCGCACCCGGTGCAGGACGGCGGCG
This DNA window, taken from Kineosporiaceae bacterium SCSIO 59966, encodes the following:
- a CDS encoding glycosyltransferase family 9 protein, whose product is MTRVLAVRLDSDGDVLLTGPAVRALAAAAEQVDLLVSPAGSAAARLLPGVEDVLVFDAPWSGFRPPPVDRPAVDALVQDLAGRRYDAAVVFTSFHQSPLPMALLARMAAIPFVAATSEDYPGSLLDLRHRRADGLHEVRAALDLAVAAGGRQDGEDLRVRGPLPDVRGLVPEPGYVVLHPGASVPSRALGPDQVQRIAAALGSAGWPVVVTGSPSERPLTAVAAGRGAVDLGGRTSFAELAAVLAGAACVVVGNTGPAHLAAAVGTPVVSLFSPVVPVERWAPWGVPTVVLGDQGAACAGSRARDCPVPGHPCLDSVDAADVLAAVAVLTGTTVREALR
- a CDS encoding glycosyltransferase family 4 protein, translating into MRILVWHVHGSWMTSFVAGPDTYLIPVVPGRGPQGRGRAQTWDWPAAAVEVSPAQLRDDGFDVVVLQRPEELDLLEQWTGLRAGRDVPAVYVEHNTPRGPAVETVHPLAGRDDIPVVHVTAFNALVWDTGVAPTCVVEHGVPDPGHRYTGETERVGAVVNEPVRRWRVAGTDLLLRLGAQVPLSVFGMQTGALAARAPALTGHLHDLGQEEMHTALAAHRAYLHPYRWTSLGLALLEAMTLGMPVLVVAATAAPEAVPPGTGVVSSRPEVLAATARRWLADPAEAREVGAAARRHALDTFGLDRFLADWQRLLKEVAR